Below is a genomic region from Lysobacter terrestris.
CATGGATCGTTGCGACCGATGTTGGCGAACGCGGCATTGGCCGTGGCGGCCTGGGCCTGCGCGGCTTCCTCGTCGGCGCCGAAACCGCCCGCATCGGCATGCTGGAACTGCATCTGCCGCGCCTGCGCCTCGGCGGCGGCACGTTCCTGCGCTTCCATCTGCGCGATTTCTTCCTCGCTGCGGATGCGCACGCGCGCCAACAGGGTGACGACTTCGCGCTTGACCTTCTCCAGCATGTCGCTGAACAGCTCGAACGCTTCCTTCTTGTACTCCTGCTTGGGCTGCTTCTGCGCGTAGCCGCGCAGGTGGATGCCCTGACGCAGGTAGTCCATGCGCGCGAGGTGCTCCTTCCAGTTCTGGTCGAGCACGTTGAGCATGATGTGCTTCTCGAGCAGACGCATGGTCTCCGGACCCAGCTGCTGCTCGCGATCGGTGAAGTGCTTGCCGACCGCGTCCTGCACGCGCCGCGCGATGGTTTCCGCGTCGATTTCCTTGGCGGCGCTGATTTCCTCCACCAGCGGCAGCTGCAGGCCGAACTCCTGCTCGACGGTCGACTGCAGGCCCGGCAGGTCCCACTGCTCGTCGATGGATTCGGCAGGCACGAAGCGGCCGACGATCTCGCTGACGACGTCTTCGCGGATGCCTTCGATGTTGTCCTGCACGCTCTCGGCTTCGAGCAACTCGTCGCGCTGGCCGTAGATCACCTTGCGCTGGTCGTTGTTGACGTCGTCGAAGTCGAGCAGGTTCTTGCGGATGTCGAAGTTGTGGGCCTCGACCTTGCGCTGCGCGCCCGCGATCTGCTTGGTGACGAGGCCACTCTCGATGACGTCGTCTTCCTTCAGGCCCATGCGCGCCATCGCCTTCTGCACCCAGTCGGCCGCGAAGATGCGCATCAGGTTGTCTTCGAGCGACAGGTAGAAACGCGAGGAACCCGGGTCGCCCTGGCGGCCGGAACGGCCACGCAGCTGGTTGTCGATGCGGCGCGATTCGTGGCGTTCGGTGCCGACGATGTGCAGGCCACCGGCGGCCTTGACCGCGTCGTGGCGCGCCTGCCATTCGGACTTGAGGCGCTGCCTGGTGACTTCGTCGATCTCGCCGCCGTTGGCGGCCTCGGCATCGGCGATTTCCGCCTCGAGCGAACCGCCCAGCACGATGTCGGTACCGCGACCGGCCATGTTGGTGGCGATGGTCACCGCGCCCGGACGGCCGGCCTGGGCGACGATGTGCGCCTCGCGCTCGTGCTGCTTGGCATTGAGCACTTCGTGGGTGACGCCGGCGGCCTTGAGCTGGTCGCTCAGCATTTCCGACACTTCGATCGACGTGGTACCGACCAGCACCGGCTGGCTGCGCTTGTTCGCCTCGCGGATCTCGTTGAGCACCGCGCGGTACTTGCCGTTGCGGTTGAGGAACACCGCATCCGGATGATCCTTGCGGACCATCGGACGATGGGTCGGGATCACGATGACTTCCAGGTTGTAGATGCTCTGGAATTCGTAGGCTTCGGTGTCGGCCGTACCGGTCATGCCGGACAGCTTCTTGTACATGCGGAACAGGTTCTGGAAGGTGATCGATGCGAGCGTCTGGTTCTCGCGCTGCACCGGCACGCCTTCCTTCGCTTCCACGGCCTGGTGCAGGCCGTCGGACCAGCGGCGACCGGCAAGCGTGCGGCCGGTGAATTCGTCGACGATGATCACCTCGCCATCGCGCACGATGTAGTCGACGTCGCGCTGGTAGATCGCGTGCGCGCGCATCGCGGCATTGAGGTGGTGCACGACGCTGAGGTTCTGCGCGCCGTACAGGCTGTCGTCCTCGCCCTGCAGGATGCCGGCCTTGCGCAGCAGCTCTTCCGCATGCTCCTGGCCGGCTTCGGACAGGTGCACCTGCTTGCCCTTCTCGTCGACCCAGTAGTCGCCCTCGCCTTCCTCGGTCGCCTGCTTGGTCAGCGACGGGACGATGCGGTTGACCTTGATGTACAGCTCCGGCGATTCGTCGGCCGGGCCGGAAATGATCAGCGGGGTGCGTGCCTCGTCGATCAGGATCGAGTCGACTTCGTCGACGATCGCGTAGTGCAGGCCACGCTGGAAGCGGTCGTCCTTCGACAGCGCCATGTTGTCGCGCAGGTAGTCGAAGCCGAACTCGTTGTTGGTGCCGTAGGTGATGTCGGCGGCGTAGGCATCGTGCTTGTCCGCGTGCGGCATGCCCGGGTAGACGACGCCGACGCTCAGGCCAAGCCAGTTGTACAGCCGGCCCATCCAGGCCGAGTCGCGGCGGGCCAGGTAGTCGTTCACGGTGACGACGTGGACGCCCTTGCCTTCCAGCGCGTTGAGATAGGTCGGCAACGTCGCCACCAGCGTCTTGCCTTCGCCGGTGCGCATCTCGGCGATCTTGCCCAGGTGCAGCACCATGCCGCCGATCAGCTGTACGTCGTAGTGGCGCATGCCGAGCACGCGCTTGGCGGCTTCACGGCAGACCGCGAACGCTTCCGGCAGGATCTTGTCGAGCGATTCGCCGTCCTGGATGCGCTGCTGGAATTCGGGCGTCTTTGCCTGCAGTTCGGCGTCGGACAGCTTCTGCATCTCCGCTTCGAGGGCGTTGATCTTGTTGACCGAGCGTTGCAGCTGGCGGAGCAGGCGTTCGTTGCGGCTACCGAAGACGCGGGTAAGCAGGCTGTTGAGCATGGTTGGGCCGAAAGAATTTCGTTTGAGAGCGGGAGTTCTTGGGTCGGGTTTCGATGCGCCGTGGCGCCATTCGTTCCCGCAAAAGGAAAAAGGGCGCCGGGCGCCCTTTTCTGGCACGTCGATTGTAGCTGGTGACGGCCCCCGCCGGTTGCAAGGGTACGGCCGTCACCAAATTGAACGGGCCGCAAAAGAAAACGGCGCGCCAGAAAGCGCGCCGTTCCGCTGGATCAGCTGCCGGCCCGGCGCAGCGTGCCGGGCATTCACCTCACCCCTTGGCGAGCGGGGACTGCTGGCTCAGGAAGTTGCGCGGGTTGACCACCTGGCCGTCCTTCCACACTTCCAGGTGCACGTGGGCGCCGGTGGAGCGACCGGTGGAACCGGCCTTGGCGACTTCCTGGCCCGCGCGGACCAGTTCGCCGACGTGGCGTTCCAGGCGCGAGTTGTGCGCGTAGCGCGTGACGTAGCCGTTGCCGTGATCGACTTCGACCACGTTGCCGTAACCCGAACGCACGCCCGAATAGCTGACCACGCCGTCGGCCACGGCCAGCACCGGATCGCCGACGTCGGCTTCGAAATCGATGCCCTTGTGGAACTGGCTGCCGCCGACGATCGGATCGACGCGGCGACCGAAGCTCGAGGTGATGTAGCTGTTGGCGATCGGTTCGCGCGAGGGCACCGAGTTCATGTCGAGCTGGCGATTGAACAGCATCGACTCCAGCACCGACAGCTGTTCGCCGCTGTAGGCGAACTGGCGGTTGAGCGTGTCCAGGCCTTCGCGCAACTCCGGGGTAGAGATGTCGCGAACCGGACCGGTACCACCGACGCCGACCGGCTTGTCGAAGTTGAACTCGCCGTCCTGCAGCTGGCCGATGCGCGTCAGGCGCTCGCCGAGGGCGTTGAGGCGGTTGGCTTCGGCCTGCAGTTCGCCCAGGCGCGCAGCCAGGGCGTTGATCTCGCGCTGCGATTCGCGGTGCGCCGCGGCGAGCTGCGCCTCCTGGTTGCCGAGCTGCAGGCGCAGGCCTGCGGTCCCGATCAGGCCGGCGGCACCGCCGGCAAGAAAGCCCACGCCGAGCAGCGCGCCGACGACCATCGCCGGGCGGCGACCGCCGAGGCTGCTGATCGAATCGACGAAGCGTGCGAGGGGCTTCTTGCGGAATTTGTTTACGATGAGCGGGTGGGTCATTCTCTACGATTCGGTTCTTGACGTGTCCAAACCTTCCGTTCCGCGTCGCCCTTCCGGTCCGCAGCCCGCGCTCGATGCGCTGCTGGCGGAGCCGGCTGGCGACCCGATCCGAAGAGCCCTCTGGCTCGACGGGTTGGACCGTCAGTTGCGTCCCCTCCTGCCACCGATGCTGGCGCCGCATGCGCGGCTGGCCAACTTCGAGCGCGGCAGGCTCGTGTTCGTCGTGGATGCTCCGGTGTGGCGGGCCAAACTGCGGCTCGCTGCCCCCGAACTTCTCGACGCAGCCCAATCCATCGGACTTGAAGCGACCGAACTCGTGGTCAAGACGACCCTGAGTCCGTCGGCCGGTGCGGCTTCGCCACCCCAGGCGAGCATCCGTTCCCGACCGATGTCGAAGGCGGCCCGCGATGACCTGCAAGCCGCCCTGGCGTCCCTTCAACAGCCCGAACCTCCGGGCTCCGATGACGCCTCGTGACCGGATTTCCGGCCATTCCCCGTTTTTCGTGGGACCGGCCAAATCTTCGGACCGGCGCATGCTAACGGCCTAATCCCCTGATTTTGTTAAGAATCGGGAAGCGAGTTGGCAGAATGGCGTTAGGGTTCCGTTAAACGGAACCTCTGCGTTTACCTTTGTGACCCCGGTCGCGCTGAGGGAATACCCCTACGGCGCAGGGCGCGTCGCAGACCCCGAATTTCGCGAGGCGATCGCCCCGGCATGCTGCGCCGCGCAACCATTCCGGCGCGGCAAGAGTAGATGGCCGGCGGCCTGGGCCACCGTCAGCCCGGCAAAGCTCAGACGGTCAGCGGCGAGCCGTAAGCGACCGGCGCCGGCTGGCTCTCGTCGACGAAGGTCACTTCTTCCCAGGCCGAACGCTCGGCCAGCAGGGCGCGGACCAGCTTGTTGTTGAGGGCGTGGCCGGACTTGAAGCCTTCGTAGGCACCGATGATCGGCCGGCCGGCCAGGTACAGGTCGCCGACCGCATCGAGGATCTTGTGGCGGACGAACTCGTCGCCGTAGCGCAGGCCGTCGTCGTTGAGGACGCGGAATTCGTCCAGCACGATCGCATTGTCCATCGAGCCGCCCAGGCCGAGGTTGCGTTCGCGCATGTATTCGAGGTCGCGCATGAAGCCGAAGGTGCGGGCGCGGCTGACTTCCTTGACGTAGGAAGCGGTGGAGAACTCCACCTCGGCGCGCGACTGCGAGGCCGGGATGGCCGGATGGTCGAACACCACGGTGAAGCCGATGCGGAAGCCGTCGTGCGGCTCGAAACGGGCGACCTTGTCGCCGTCGCGGACTTCGACCGGGTGCTTGATGCGCATGAAGCGCTTGGGCGCTTCCTGTTCCTTGATCCCTGCCGACTGCAGCAGGAACACGAACGGGCCGGCCGAGCCGTCCATGATCGGGACTTCCGGCGCGGACAGGTCGATGTAGCAGTTGTCGATGCCCAGGCCGGCCAGCGCCGACAGCAGGTGCTCGACCGTCATGACCTTGCCGGGGCCGCAGCTCAGGCCCGTGCACAGCACGGTCTCGGTGACGAGGTCCGCACGCGCGGGGATCTCGACCACGGGGTCGAGGTCGATCCGGCGGAACACGATGCCGGCGTCCACGGGAGCCGGACGCAGGGTGAGGAAAACCTTCTCACCACTGTGCAGGCCCACGCCGGTGGCGCGGATCACGTTCTTGAGGGTGCGCTGGCGGAGCATGGGGTCGGTATCAGCCCTTGGATCGGGGGATCGGGACTTTTCTTGTCGGAACGCTACGGACGCAGGAGGTTCCGCAACGGGGGCGCAAGGTTAACACGCAGATCGCTGAACCTTAACGGAAAAGAGCGTTCCCCTGAAACGACTTTCCCGGCGGTGGTCACGTTTTCCGGAACCCGCGAAAAACGGGGGTCCGGGCTTGGAACTGGTGCCTGAAAAACCGGTTCTGAAAAAACCGGTCGGCCGCAGCCGACCGGCGAAAGATCCCCGGGCGCAGGCAGCCCGGAGTCCCAAGGGTCCGACCGGCCGGGGACGAGTCCGGCCGGATCGTGCGGCAGGCGCAGGCCCGCCGTGGTGCTGGCAACGAGGCATGGCGGGCCGGGGCCCGCCCTGCCTCAGTCCGCCTGGCGGCGCAGGAAGGCCGGGATGTCGAGGTAGCTGTCGCTGCCGCCGAAATCGGCGACCGCCGGGCTCGACTCGCTCACGCGGCTGCCGCCGCGCAGGCTGCCCGCGAACGACGGCGGGCCGGCCTGGAAGCCACCGTCGGCCACGGCATCGATCGGCAGGCCGGTCGTGCCATCGCGCTTGACCTGGGTGCGCACCAGCTCGACCTGCGGACGGCGCGCGGGCTGTTCGTCGAAGCTGGCGCGGTCCATGCCGGTGCGGATCGGCTGGCGGGCGACGGCGCGGTTGAGGCCGGTGGCGACCACGGTGACCTTGACCTCGTCCTGCATGTCCGGATCGAGCACGGTACCGATGACCACGGTCGCGTCTTCCGAGGCGAAGTTCTCGATGGTGCGGCCCACCTCGTCGAACTCGGCCATGGTGAAGTCGGGACCGGCGGTGATGTTGACCAGGATGCCGTTGGCGCCGGACAGGTTGACGTCGTCGAGCAGCGGATTCTGGATCGCCGCTTCGGCCGCGGCCTGCGCGCGATCGTCGCCGCGTGCGGCGCCGGTGCCCATCATCGCCAGGCCCATTTCGGACATGACGGTGCGCACGTCGGCGAAGTCGACGTTGATCAGGCCCGGACGCACGATCAGGTCGGCGATGCCCTGCACCGCGCCGAGCAGCACGTCGTTGGCGGCGCGGAACGCCTGGATCATGGTGGCGTTGCGGCCGAGCACGGTGATCAGCTTCTCGTTCGGGATCGTGATCAGCGAGTCGCAGTGGTGCGACAGCTCCTCGATGCCCTTGAGCGCGACCTGCATGCGGCGGCGGCCTTCGAACGGGAACGGCTTGGTGACCACGGCGACGGTCAGGATGCCCATCTCCTTGGCCAACTGCGCCACGACCGGCGCGGCGCCGGTGCCCGTGCCGCCGCCCATGCCGGCGGTGATGAAGACCATGTCGGCGCCGGTCAGCGCGTCCATGATGCGTTCGCGGTCTTCCAGCGCGGCTTGGCGGCCGACTTCCGGATTCGCGCCCGCACCCAGGCCCTTGGTGACGTTGCTGCCGAGCTGCAGCTGCAGCTTCGCGCCGCAGTTCTTGATCGCCTGCGCATCGGTGTTGGCGGTGATGAACTCCACGCCGTCGACGCTGCCGCTGACCATGTGCGCCACGGCGTTGCCGCCGCCGCCGCCCACGCCGACGACCTTGATCACCGCGTTCGGCGCCATCTTTTCCATCAATTCGAAATGTGCCATGTCCTCGTCCTCTAGTTATTTATGTGTTGCTAGTGATTGATCGGGGATGTCTTCAAAGAACCGCAATCCACCTTCCGCCTGCCACCACGCCGCCGCGCCTTCGCGACGGCGTGCAAATCAGAATTCGCCGCGGTACCAGCTCTTCAATCGGTTGAAGAGGCTGCCCGCGCGTCCCGTCGAGATCGTCGGCCGGCGCGGGTTCTCGATCTGGCTGCCCATAAGCAGCAGGCCGACGCCGGTGGCGTGCACCGGGTTGCCGACCACTTCGCCCAGGCCGGTGACGTGCTGCGGGATGCCCACGCGCACCGGCATCTGCAGCATTTCCTCGGCCAGCTCGACCACGCCTTCCATCTTCGCGGCGCCGCCGGTGAGCACCATGCCCGCACGCACATGCTGCTCGAAGCCGCTGCGACGCAGCTCGGCCTGGATCATTTCGAAGATCTCCTCGTAGCGCGCCTGCACGGCCTGCGCGAGCGAGGCACGCGGCATGCGCCGCGGCGGACGATCGCCGACGCTGGGCACCTGGATCGATTCTTCCGCCGTCGCCATCTGCGCCAGCGCGCAGGCGTAGCGCACCTTGATCTGCTCGGCTTCCGGCGTCGGCGTGCGCAGCATGTGCGCGATGTCCTCGGTGACCTTGTCGCCGGCGATCGGCAGGCTGGCGCTGTGCGCGATCGCGCCCTGCACGAACACCGCGATGTCGGTGGTACCGGCGCCGATGTCGACCAGCACCACGCCGAGCTCGCGCTCGTCGCTGGTCAGCACCGCGGTGCTGGAAGCAAGCACGCTGAGCACCAGGTCGTCGACCTGCAGGCCGCAGCGCTGCACGCACTTGCTGATGTTCGCGGCCGCCGACTGCGCGCACACCACGAGGTGCGCGTGCACTTCCAGGCGCACGCCGGTCATGCCGACGGGATTGCGGATGCCTTCCTGCGAATCGTCGAGCACGTAGTCGCGCGGGATCGCATGCAGGATCTTCTGGTCGGCGGGGATCGCCACGGCCTTGGCCGCTTCGAGCACGCGGTCCAGGTCGCCGTAGGTCACTTCCCCGTCGCGGATCGGCGCGATGCCCTGCGAGTTGCGGCACTGGATGTGGCTGCCGGAGATCGAGGCGTAGACCGAACGGATCTCGCAGCCGGCCATCAGCTCGGCTTCCTCGACCGCGCGCTGGATCGACTGCACGGTGGATTCGATGTCGACCACGACGCCGCGCTTGAGCCCGCGCGATTCGTGCGAGCCGATGCCGATCACCTCGATCGGGGCGCCGGGCGAATACTCGCCCACCAGCGCCACCACCTTGGAGGTGCCGATGTCGAGGCCCACGATCAGCGATTTGTCGCCCTTGCGATTCATGTATTTCCCTGCTGCGAACTACCGCCTTGCCCCGCGACCGGGGGAAGGAGCTTGAAGGCGTCGGTGGTTGCCGGAACCGGCTTCCACGTCAGCGCGAACCCATTGGTGTAACGCAGGTCGGCCCGTGCCAGCTGCTGCGTGTTCTGCGTCAGCAGCTGCGGCAGCAGGCGCACGAAGCGGCCCAGCCGCGCGCGTGCCTCGGTGCGGCCGACGACGACGACCGCGCCGTTGCCCATGCCCAGCGTCCAGCTGCCGCGCGGATCCATCGTGACCTCGCGCACGTCGACGCCGACCTTGGCGAACAGCTCACGCGATTCGTTGTAGAGCTCGACCACCTCGCGCGTACGCGCATCCGGGCCGGCGAACTGCGGCAGGTCCTTCGGCACGGCGATGCCCTTGGCCGGGAACAGGCGGCCGTGTTCGGACAGCAGGCGGTCGGCGCCCCAGCGCGCGAACGGCTTGTGTTCGACCACGCGCACTTCCAGCACATCGGGCCAGCGCTTGCGCACTTCGGCCGTTTCCACCCACGGCAGCTTCGCCACCGCGTCCTGCGCCGCATCGAGATCGACGGCGAAGAACCCGCGCTGCGCATACGGCATCAGCGTCTGCCGCAGCAGCGCGCCGTCGACGCGATGGAACTCACCCGTCGCCTGCAGGCGCGTCAGCGGCCAGTGGTTCGCGCCGACCCAGCCGTTGAGCACGGCCACGACCGGCAGCACGACCAGTGCCACCGCGAGGATCCAGCCGACGATGCGCAGCAGCGCGTTCACTTCGGCGCGGCCTCCGTGGTGTTGGACAGCGGGCTGCGCACGGTCTGTTCGAGGATGCGCCAGCACAGCTCCTCGAAGCCGATGCCGACGTGGCCCGCGGCCTTGGGCACCAGCGAATGGCTGGTCATGCCCGGCGCGGTGTTGACCTCGATCAGCTGCAGGCCACGGACGCGGTCGCGCATCACGTCGACGCGGCCCCAGCCGGTGCAGCCGGCGGCCTTGAACGCCGCGAGCGCGACGCCACGGATCTCGTCTTCGGCGTCGCCGTCCATGCCGGGGCACAGGTATTGGGTGTCGTCGGCGATGTACTTCGCGTGGTAGTCGTACCACTCGCCGGCCGGCACGATGCGGATCGACGGCAGCGCGGTTTCGCCGAGGATGCCCACGGTGTATTCGTCGCCCTGCACCATCTGTTCCATCAGCAGTTCGCCGTCGTAGCCCTGCG
It encodes:
- the secA gene encoding preprotein translocase subunit SecA yields the protein MLNSLLTRVFGSRNERLLRQLQRSVNKINALEAEMQKLSDAELQAKTPEFQQRIQDGESLDKILPEAFAVCREAAKRVLGMRHYDVQLIGGMVLHLGKIAEMRTGEGKTLVATLPTYLNALEGKGVHVVTVNDYLARRDSAWMGRLYNWLGLSVGVVYPGMPHADKHDAYAADITYGTNNEFGFDYLRDNMALSKDDRFQRGLHYAIVDEVDSILIDEARTPLIISGPADESPELYIKVNRIVPSLTKQATEEGEGDYWVDEKGKQVHLSEAGQEHAEELLRKAGILQGEDDSLYGAQNLSVVHHLNAAMRAHAIYQRDVDYIVRDGEVIIVDEFTGRTLAGRRWSDGLHQAVEAKEGVPVQRENQTLASITFQNLFRMYKKLSGMTGTADTEAYEFQSIYNLEVIVIPTHRPMVRKDHPDAVFLNRNGKYRAVLNEIREANKRSQPVLVGTTSIEVSEMLSDQLKAAGVTHEVLNAKQHEREAHIVAQAGRPGAVTIATNMAGRGTDIVLGGSLEAEIADAEAANGGEIDEVTRQRLKSEWQARHDAVKAAGGLHIVGTERHESRRIDNQLRGRSGRQGDPGSSRFYLSLEDNLMRIFAADWVQKAMARMGLKEDDVIESGLVTKQIAGAQRKVEAHNFDIRKNLLDFDDVNNDQRKVIYGQRDELLEAESVQDNIEGIREDVVSEIVGRFVPAESIDEQWDLPGLQSTVEQEFGLQLPLVEEISAAKEIDAETIARRVQDAVGKHFTDREQQLGPETMRLLEKHIMLNVLDQNWKEHLARMDYLRQGIHLRGYAQKQPKQEYKKEAFELFSDMLEKVKREVVTLLARVRIRSEEEIAQMEAQERAAAEAQARQMQFQHADAGGFGADEEAAQAQAATANAAFANIGRNDPCPCGSGKKYKHCHGQLA
- a CDS encoding M23 family metallopeptidase → MTHPLIVNKFRKKPLARFVDSISSLGGRRPAMVVGALLGVGFLAGGAAGLIGTAGLRLQLGNQEAQLAAAHRESQREINALAARLGELQAEANRLNALGERLTRIGQLQDGEFNFDKPVGVGGTGPVRDISTPELREGLDTLNRQFAYSGEQLSVLESMLFNRQLDMNSVPSREPIANSYITSSFGRRVDPIVGGSQFHKGIDFEADVGDPVLAVADGVVSYSGVRSGYGNVVEVDHGNGYVTRYAHNSRLERHVGELVRAGQEVAKAGSTGRSTGAHVHLEVWKDGQVVNPRNFLSQQSPLAKG
- a CDS encoding DUF721 domain-containing protein, encoding MSGWVILYDSVLDVSKPSVPRRPSGPQPALDALLAEPAGDPIRRALWLDGLDRQLRPLLPPMLAPHARLANFERGRLVFVVDAPVWRAKLRLAAPELLDAAQSIGLEATELVVKTTLSPSAGAASPPQASIRSRPMSKAARDDLQAALASLQQPEPPGSDDAS
- the lpxC gene encoding UDP-3-O-acyl-N-acetylglucosamine deacetylase, whose translation is MLRQRTLKNVIRATGVGLHSGEKVFLTLRPAPVDAGIVFRRIDLDPVVEIPARADLVTETVLCTGLSCGPGKVMTVEHLLSALAGLGIDNCYIDLSAPEVPIMDGSAGPFVFLLQSAGIKEQEAPKRFMRIKHPVEVRDGDKVARFEPHDGFRIGFTVVFDHPAIPASQSRAEVEFSTASYVKEVSRARTFGFMRDLEYMRERNLGLGGSMDNAIVLDEFRVLNDDGLRYGDEFVRHKILDAVGDLYLAGRPIIGAYEGFKSGHALNNKLVRALLAERSAWEEVTFVDESQPAPVAYGSPLTV
- the ftsZ gene encoding cell division protein FtsZ, which gives rise to MAHFELMEKMAPNAVIKVVGVGGGGGNAVAHMVSGSVDGVEFITANTDAQAIKNCGAKLQLQLGSNVTKGLGAGANPEVGRQAALEDRERIMDALTGADMVFITAGMGGGTGTGAAPVVAQLAKEMGILTVAVVTKPFPFEGRRRMQVALKGIEELSHHCDSLITIPNEKLITVLGRNATMIQAFRAANDVLLGAVQGIADLIVRPGLINVDFADVRTVMSEMGLAMMGTGAARGDDRAQAAAEAAIQNPLLDDVNLSGANGILVNITAGPDFTMAEFDEVGRTIENFASEDATVVIGTVLDPDMQDEVKVTVVATGLNRAVARQPIRTGMDRASFDEQPARRPQVELVRTQVKRDGTTGLPIDAVADGGFQAGPPSFAGSLRGGSRVSESSPAVADFGGSDSYLDIPAFLRRQAD
- the ftsA gene encoding cell division protein FtsA encodes the protein MNRKGDKSLIVGLDIGTSKVVALVGEYSPGAPIEVIGIGSHESRGLKRGVVVDIESTVQSIQRAVEEAELMAGCEIRSVYASISGSHIQCRNSQGIAPIRDGEVTYGDLDRVLEAAKAVAIPADQKILHAIPRDYVLDDSQEGIRNPVGMTGVRLEVHAHLVVCAQSAAANISKCVQRCGLQVDDLVLSVLASSTAVLTSDERELGVVLVDIGAGTTDIAVFVQGAIAHSASLPIAGDKVTEDIAHMLRTPTPEAEQIKVRYACALAQMATAEESIQVPSVGDRPPRRMPRASLAQAVQARYEEIFEMIQAELRRSGFEQHVRAGMVLTGGAAKMEGVVELAEEMLQMPVRVGIPQHVTGLGEVVGNPVHATGVGLLLMGSQIENPRRPTISTGRAGSLFNRLKSWYRGEF
- a CDS encoding cell division protein FtsQ/DivIB — encoded protein: MNALLRIVGWILAVALVVLPVVAVLNGWVGANHWPLTRLQATGEFHRVDGALLRQTLMPYAQRGFFAVDLDAAQDAVAKLPWVETAEVRKRWPDVLEVRVVEHKPFARWGADRLLSEHGRLFPAKGIAVPKDLPQFAGPDARTREVVELYNESRELFAKVGVDVREVTMDPRGSWTLGMGNGAVVVVGRTEARARLGRFVRLLPQLLTQNTQQLARADLRYTNGFALTWKPVPATTDAFKLLPPVAGQGGSSQQGNT